The sequence CAATCAAGAGACGTCTTATCTTATGGGATATTGACGGAACACTTCTTTCAACCGACGGTATTGCTGCCAACGCGATGCGCACTGCCCTTCGTAAGCTAATTGGCCCCAATGTACATATTGAGCGTACTTCGTATGCCGGGAAAACTGATTGGCAGATTATACGCGAGAGTTTACCTTCGCTTGATGCAGCAATCGTTCATGAGCGTCTGCACGAATTTATTGAATTGTACACTGCTGAGTTAAATGCACAACGTGAAGCATTAATTGCGCGCTCTACTGTCTTTACGGGAGTTGTTGAAGCTCTCCAAGCCTTGACCGAATATGGGTGTCAGGCGCCACTGACCGGAAATGTTGTGGCTGCGGCGCGCATCAAGTTAGAATGTACCGGCCTGCTCCCCTGGCTTGATCTCGAAGCCGGTGCGTATGGCGACGACCACTTTGATCGTCTAGCGCTACCGCTGATTGCAACCGTTCGTGCGTCTAGTCGTTATCGTTACAACTTTTTGCCTGCTGACGTCGTCATTATCGGTGATACCCCGCGTGATATTGCTTGTGGCAAAAACTTTGGTGCTCGTACTGTAGCGGTGGCAACTGGCCCCTTCACAATGACCGAACTGGCCTGGCATCATCCTGACGCACTACTCCCCGATTTGAGTGATACTCCAACCGTGTTGAAAGCAGTGTTGGGCGTGTGAATACGTGTTTTGGAAAAGCGAAGCGTGCGTTGTCACAAAGAAGGTTTATACATGAACCTATGCAGTATGGCGTTTCCCCGCAACAATGACCATCTTGGTAGGGACGGGTTAGACACCCGTCCCCTCATAAGATAATTCTAGGGTTACTGGGCTACTAAGCCACCATCAACCACCATCAGATGCCCGATCACATACGAAGCAGCCGCCGAACAGAGCCATATAACCGCCCCGGCAATCTCTTCAGGGGTACCAATCCGACCAATCGGTAAGGCTGCCAAGGCACCGGCTTCTACGCCGGGTTGAGCAAGGAGACGTTCCAACATCGGGGTATAGATTGAACCCGGACAAACGGCATTAATGCGGATGCCTGCCTTAGCATACTCAATCGCCGCCGCTTTCGTCAATTGCACCACACCTCCCTTAGCGGCACAGTAAGCTGGCAGCCCAGGTGCGCCTACCAATCCCACCACTGAAGCCGTATTGACAATGGCGCCACCGCCCTGTTGCAGCATTTGGCGTATCTCATACTTCATGCAGAGCCACGTTCCTTTGAGGTTCGTGTTGATGGTGCGATCCCACTCATCTTCTGGATAATCAGCGGTAGGTGCAATGATACCTTCAACGGCCGCATTGTTGTGGGCGAAATCAAGCCGTCCATAATGGGTGACGGTTTGTCGAATTAACTCTTCAACTTCCGGCGCTTTTGAAATGTCGGTCTTGATAAAGAGCGCTTCACCGCCCATCGAGGTAATCATCTGTGCCGTTTCCTCACCACCGGCGACCTGAATATCTGCCACAACTACTCGTGCACCTTCACGGGCAAACGCAAGGGCACTGGCCCGACCAATCCCGGATGCAGCACCGGTAACAAGTGCAACCTTGCCATGAAATTGAGACGTCACGGTATGCTCCTGTATGCTGAATGAGAATGCGTCTCCGACTGCTGTAGTATACAAGACGTTGTTGTGTCTGTGCAACAGAAGGAAGCAGGAGTGATTTAGTTTAGCGTCGTTTATGGCGTTTTCCTTATCGGTAGAGAGATTTGCTGAAGCTATCACAAGAAGAGCGGGTTGAAAACCCGCTCTTGCGCTCCTACTGGCAAGACATCTTCACCATCCTACAGCGCACGTGGCCCACCGTGTAGTTCTTCCACCAAATGCGCCCGTGCTTCGACAACGCTCATCTGCGTCGAAGCATAAAGCGATGCAGCACGCATAATCTCTTTCGCCTGCTCTTTGGGCATTGCCCGTACCTGTTCGAGGGTCAGTCCTTGACTGCGTAGATACTCCAGGATGTAAGCTTGTTCGAGGTGCTCGTAACCTTCGCGTGCGCCGACATCAACCAGCTCATCATCTTTTTCAGGCATCGTTGCCATACCGCACCTCCTCGTTGCATACTGTCAACTCTATTATATTGGTGCCGGCGCACGCTGTGAAGAGCAAATTTCACAACTCTTTTAGACGGCAGTTGCAGTGGCTTTGGTGCGAGCATGTTCCTGCTCGGCCAGATACCAGGTTGCTTCCATTGCGGCCCGACAACCATCGCCGGCCGCAGTAATTGCTTGACGGTAAATGTGGTCGGTCACGTCACCGGCAGCAAAGATACCGGGGATGTTGGTGCGGGTACGACCATCGGTGACAATGTAACCACCTTCGTCAAGCTCAAGGATACCGCGGAACAGGTCGGTATTCGGTACATGCCCGATATAGGGGAAGACACCGTCGGTTGGCAGCTCACTCACCTCGCCGGTCTTCAGATTACGTAATGTGACCGACTCAACCTTATCTTTGCCGTTGATCGCAATCACAACCGAGTTCCAAATAAAACGTATCTTTGGATTACTGAAGGCGCGTTCCTG comes from Chloroflexus sp. Y-396-1 and encodes:
- a CDS encoding HAD family hydrolase is translated as MKAIKRRLILWDIDGTLLSTDGIAANAMRTALRKLIGPNVHIERTSYAGKTDWQIIRESLPSLDAAIVHERLHEFIELYTAELNAQREALIARSTVFTGVVEALQALTEYGCQAPLTGNVVAAARIKLECTGLLPWLDLEAGAYGDDHFDRLALPLIATVRASSRYRYNFLPADVVIIGDTPRDIACGKNFGARTVAVATGPFTMTELAWHHPDALLPDLSDTPTVLKAVLGV
- a CDS encoding SDR family oxidoreductase — translated: MTSQFHGKVALVTGAASGIGRASALAFAREGARVVVADIQVAGGEETAQMITSMGGEALFIKTDISKAPEVEELIRQTVTHYGRLDFAHNNAAVEGIIAPTADYPEDEWDRTINTNLKGTWLCMKYEIRQMLQQGGGAIVNTASVVGLVGAPGLPAYCAAKGGVVQLTKAAAIEYAKAGIRINAVCPGSIYTPMLERLLAQPGVEAGALAALPIGRIGTPEEIAGAVIWLCSAAASYVIGHLMVVDGGLVAQ